In Methanofastidiosum sp., the genomic window AAGTTTTGACAAGGAAAACCTTGTTTCGTTAAAGGATGCAAAAAAGCAGCTTGGGATATGAATGTCCCGTACTATTCTATTAGAAAAGCATGCACTTAAGTTTCTTGAAAAGTTAGATAAAGATACCACCTGCCGTATTGTAGAAAAACTCGAGAGACTCGAAAATGATTCTATCCCTCCTGATGCTAGAAAACTCATAAGCTTGAAGCAGAACTCATACAGGATACGGGTTGGAGATTACAGAATTTTATATAGAATTGAAAAAGACAGCATAGTTGTATTCTCAATAAATAAG contains:
- a CDS encoding type II toxin-antitoxin system RelE/ParE family toxin translates to MSRTILLEKHALKFLEKLDKDTTCRIVEKLERLENDSIPPDARKLISLKQNSYRIRVGDYRILYRIEKDSIVVFSINKRSVVYKR